A region from the Acidiferrobacter sp. SPIII_3 genome encodes:
- the glp gene encoding gephyrin-like molybdotransferase Glp: protein MKGGSTPLLTAEEVWARMRAAAAAVAEGERVALDEALSRVLAEDLRAPITVPGFDNSAMDGYAFRAEDARDRRELPISLRVTAGDPPGHLPAGTACRIFTGAPVPAGADTVVIQERCERRGDILVLPEQWTAHANIRRAGEDIRAGDVILREGQRLAAQAVGLAASCGFAEILVRRRLRVVVLSTGDELRAAGSGPLNHGQIYDSNRPMLRALLARLGCETRSAGPLGDDLTTTRQALRAAAETADVIVTTGGVSVGEEDHVKTALEAEGTLALWRVAIKPGKPLAFGHIGKAHFLGLPGNPVSAFVTFLLFVRPFLKALMGEAPTPLCAFPVRAAFARATPDSRREFLRARLATRADGALWAEAYPRQSSGVLSSTVWADGLVDIAAGRTVAEGDSVPFLPFEGLAS, encoded by the coding sequence GTGAAGGGCGGGTCGACGCCGCTTTTGACCGCGGAGGAGGTGTGGGCGCGGATGCGCGCGGCCGCGGCCGCCGTTGCCGAGGGCGAGCGGGTGGCCCTGGACGAGGCCCTCTCGCGGGTGCTCGCCGAGGATCTGCGCGCGCCGATCACGGTACCGGGCTTCGATAACAGCGCGATGGACGGTTATGCCTTTCGTGCCGAGGACGCGCGCGATCGCCGCGAACTCCCCATAAGCCTGCGGGTCACGGCCGGCGATCCGCCTGGGCACCTGCCAGCCGGCACGGCGTGCCGGATATTTACCGGGGCCCCGGTGCCGGCTGGGGCCGACACGGTCGTCATCCAGGAACGGTGCGAGCGCCGCGGCGATATCCTGGTGCTCCCGGAGCAGTGGACGGCGCACGCCAATATTCGCCGGGCCGGCGAGGATATCCGCGCGGGCGACGTGATCCTGCGGGAAGGTCAACGCCTCGCCGCGCAGGCCGTGGGCCTGGCCGCCTCCTGCGGATTTGCCGAGATCCTCGTGCGCCGGCGGCTGCGGGTGGTGGTGCTGTCCACGGGGGATGAATTGCGCGCGGCCGGCTCGGGCCCGCTCAATCACGGTCAGATCTATGACAGCAACCGGCCGATGCTCCGCGCCCTGCTGGCGCGCCTCGGGTGCGAGACACGGAGCGCGGGACCGCTCGGCGACGATCTCACCACGACCCGCCAGGCGCTGCGCGCGGCAGCCGAGACTGCCGACGTCATCGTCACGACCGGCGGCGTTTCGGTGGGTGAGGAGGATCACGTCAAGACCGCCCTGGAGGCCGAGGGCACGCTCGCGCTCTGGCGGGTGGCGATCAAACCGGGCAAGCCGCTTGCCTTCGGGCACATAGGCAAGGCCCACTTCCTCGGGCTGCCCGGGAATCCGGTATCGGCGTTCGTGACCTTCCTGCTATTCGTAAGACCGTTCCTGAAGGCCCTCATGGGCGAGGCGCCGACACCCCTGTGCGCGTTCCCGGTGCGTGCCGCGTTCGCGCGGGCCACGCCTGACAGCCGCCGCGAGTTCCTGCGCGCACGGCTTGCGACGCGCGCCGACGGGGCACTATGGGCCGAGGCCTATCCTCGCCAGAGTTCAGGGGTCCTGTCCTCGACGGTATGGGCCGACGGGCTCGTCGACATCGCCGCGGGACGCACGGTGGCCGAGGGTGACAGCGTACCCTTCCTCCCCTTCGAGGGCCTTGCGTCCTGA
- a CDS encoding AIM24 family protein: MAGPVLKKTLVRDESFAGVTYHIEGDIVPVLEVVLAATPVFFEHHILLWKSPSTRIGVKAVKGLLRRAISGMPILLASATGPGTIAFSRDGAGQIVPIHLAPGQAIDVREHQYLAATDQVSYSVTRIKGIMNWVFGGNTLIVDQFRAETAPGIVWLHGFGNVFEVTLGVEESIDLEPGGWLYKDPTVAMKTVTQSLSSGLFGSAASFFWNRFTGPGRVGIQSMYVPTLAVET; the protein is encoded by the coding sequence ATGGCGGGACCGGTCTTGAAGAAAACGCTGGTCCGCGACGAGAGTTTCGCGGGCGTCACTTACCATATCGAAGGCGACATCGTCCCGGTGCTGGAGGTGGTCCTTGCGGCCACCCCGGTCTTTTTCGAGCACCACATCCTCCTCTGGAAGAGCCCATCGACGCGCATCGGCGTAAAGGCCGTCAAGGGGCTCTTGCGCCGGGCCATCAGCGGCATGCCCATCCTGCTCGCCTCGGCGACCGGTCCCGGCACCATCGCCTTCAGTCGCGACGGCGCGGGCCAGATCGTGCCCATCCATCTGGCGCCGGGCCAGGCCATCGATGTGCGCGAGCATCAGTATCTGGCGGCCACCGACCAGGTGTCCTACTCCGTGACGCGCATCAAGGGCATCATGAACTGGGTGTTCGGGGGCAATACCCTGATCGTGGACCAGTTCCGGGCCGAGACCGCGCCCGGCATCGTCTGGCTGCACGGTTTCGGGAATGTCTTCGAGGTGACCCTGGGGGTCGAGGAATCGATCGACCTCGAGCCCGGGGGCTGGCTCTACAAAGACCCGACGGTGGCCATGAAGACCGTCACCCAAAGCCTGAGCTCGGGGCTTTTCGGGAGCGCCGCCTCCTTCTTCTGGAACCGCTTCACGGGTCCGGGGCGCGTGGGCATCCAGTCCATGTACGTGCCGACGCTCGCCGTCGAGACCTGA
- a CDS encoding ATP-binding cassette domain-containing protein: protein MLECRIHKARRAYDVAVEFVADTERLALFGPSGSGKSTVLSCLAGLETPDAGHIRCDAQTWFPPPLALHRRSVGYLSQREALFPHLSVAENVQFSLDASARAHERAWIDEIRERLNLAALWHTRPHHLSGGQARRVALARTLCRRPRLVLLDEPFAGLDRPLVRELAAILKEWQERLRFTLLAVDHDPLVLEGLCPRVIALEEGRVVQRGDWSELARAPATPTLRALLDISP from the coding sequence ATGCTTGAGTGTCGCATTCACAAGGCGCGACGCGCCTATGACGTAGCCGTGGAATTCGTCGCCGATACCGAGCGGCTGGCGCTGTTTGGGCCCTCGGGCAGCGGCAAGAGTACGGTCCTCTCCTGTCTCGCCGGCCTGGAGACGCCGGATGCCGGGCATATCCGTTGCGACGCGCAGACCTGGTTCCCGCCGCCGCTTGCGCTGCACCGGCGCTCGGTCGGCTATCTGAGCCAGCGCGAGGCCTTGTTCCCGCACCTATCGGTCGCCGAAAACGTCCAGTTTTCCCTGGATGCGTCAGCGCGCGCCCATGAGCGGGCGTGGATCGACGAGATCCGCGAACGGCTGAATCTCGCGGCGCTGTGGCACACGCGACCCCATCACCTCTCGGGGGGGCAGGCACGGCGGGTGGCGCTCGCGCGCACGCTCTGTCGGCGCCCTCGCCTTGTACTGCTGGACGAGCCCTTCGCGGGCCTCGATCGCCCCCTGGTGCGCGAGCTCGCCGCGATCCTGAAGGAGTGGCAGGAACGGCTACGCTTTACCTTGCTCGCAGTGGACCATGACCCCCTGGTCCTGGAGGGCCTCTGCCCGCGGGTCATCGCCTTGGAGGAGGGGCGCGTGGTCCAGCGCGGAGACTGGTCGGAGCTCGCCCGGGCCCCGGCCACACCGACGCTACGCGCCCTGCTCGATATCAGTCCCTAA
- a CDS encoding rhodanese-like domain-containing protein: MVAVTPTQDPPLEIRPETAQEIIRLKIATLIDVRQPTEIELEGEIPEAESVPLFDLKKILGHKLTEEEQEILDCDLPTEKDARLFLSIINKHHYQKGNVLLCLCNSGKRSLHAAQLLRSMGYERAYSVAGGVRAWRELG, translated from the coding sequence ATGGTTGCCGTGACACCGACACAAGATCCTCCGCTGGAGATCCGGCCGGAGACCGCCCAGGAGATCATCCGACTGAAGATCGCCACGCTGATCGATGTGCGCCAACCGACGGAGATCGAGCTCGAAGGGGAAATACCGGAGGCCGAGTCGGTACCGCTGTTCGATTTAAAAAAGATCCTCGGCCATAAGCTGACCGAGGAGGAACAGGAGATCCTCGACTGCGACCTGCCCACGGAGAAGGACGCGCGCCTGTTCCTGTCGATCATCAATAAGCATCACTACCAGAAGGGCAATGTCCTGCTGTGTCTGTGCAATTCCGGCAAACGCAGCCTGCACGCCGCGCAGCTTCTGCGCTCGATGGGATACGAGCGCGCCTACTCGGTTGCGGGGGGCGTGCGTGCCTGGCGGGAACTCGGGTGA
- a CDS encoding alginate export family protein, with translation MRNSQRMAVAAFLAATAGAASAHGLGYALTHGTIDLSLRPRYEIAKQPGKKEAHAFTLRTLLGYETGSYEHLRVLLQLINVASFVNDYNSLLNHKTQYPVIPDAAATNVNQAYLSYSGLPATTVRAGRQIIVLNNGRFVGNVDFRQNMQTFDAVSLANHSLRHLSLYAAYSWRIKDILNALVPARVTLLNASYLFAPKSVASVYSYTYENRAHTAIPGAAGCDVPGGPAVCNSETAGIRVAGQAPITQGLRILYAADYAHQSPAGGGSALIHANYYHAGGGFGLGPAFVRVDEEAMGSNGAGTYGFQTPLATKHLFNGWAEVFLVTPPTGLRSSYVTVGAKLLGARLMARYYRFQAYHTSERYGHEWDLSAIYPFRPGLVAGVQYADYRADHYAVNTRAAWVFVSYHY, from the coding sequence ATGCGGAATTCGCAGAGAATGGCGGTGGCGGCGTTCCTGGCCGCGACCGCGGGGGCGGCATCGGCCCACGGATTGGGGTATGCCTTGACGCACGGAACCATCGATCTGTCCTTGCGGCCTCGTTATGAGATCGCAAAGCAACCGGGGAAGAAGGAGGCACACGCCTTTACCCTGCGCACGCTGCTCGGTTATGAGACCGGAAGCTATGAGCACTTGCGTGTCTTGCTGCAGCTTATCAACGTCGCGAGCTTCGTGAACGACTACAACAGTCTCTTGAATCACAAGACCCAGTACCCGGTCATTCCGGACGCCGCTGCCACCAACGTCAATCAGGCCTACTTGAGCTACTCGGGGTTGCCGGCCACGACCGTGCGCGCCGGCCGCCAGATTATCGTACTGAACAACGGGCGGTTCGTGGGCAACGTCGACTTCCGCCAGAACATGCAGACCTTCGATGCCGTGAGCCTGGCGAACCACAGCCTCCGGCATCTCTCCTTGTATGCGGCCTACAGCTGGCGCATCAAGGATATCCTGAACGCGCTCGTGCCGGCGCGCGTGACCTTGTTGAACGCAAGCTATCTGTTCGCGCCCAAGAGTGTGGCATCGGTCTACAGCTACACCTACGAAAACCGCGCCCACACCGCCATCCCCGGGGCGGCGGGCTGTGATGTCCCCGGCGGACCCGCGGTGTGCAATAGCGAGACCGCGGGTATCCGGGTCGCGGGCCAGGCACCGATCACCCAGGGTCTGCGCATCCTGTACGCCGCCGATTACGCCCACCAGTCCCCGGCGGGGGGTGGCAGCGCGCTCATCCACGCCAACTATTACCACGCCGGCGGCGGGTTCGGCCTCGGGCCGGCGTTCGTGCGTGTCGATGAGGAGGCCATGGGCAGCAATGGTGCCGGGACCTACGGCTTTCAGACGCCGCTTGCCACCAAGCACCTGTTCAACGGCTGGGCGGAGGTGTTTCTCGTGACGCCGCCGACGGGCTTGCGCAGCTCCTATGTCACGGTCGGTGCAAAGCTCCTGGGGGCCCGGCTCATGGCCCGCTATTACCGGTTCCAGGCCTATCACACGAGTGAGCGCTACGGCCATGAATGGGACTTGTCGGCCATCTACCCGTTCCGCCCCGGACTCGTCGCCGGCGTGCAGTACGCGGACTATCGGGCCGACCACTATGCGGTGAATACCCGCGCGGCGTGGGTGTTCGTGTCCTACCACTATTGA
- a CDS encoding c-type cytochrome, whose amino-acid sequence MKHAVRGLAVVAALALPGLAVANGSPQVKAAMTSAGCFACHAVSHKVVGPAYSWVAYVFAHKPGAKVTLAHKIITGGAGRWNAWTGGIPMIPHPQLTLAQAEQMASWVLAQKPVAPPKP is encoded by the coding sequence ATGAAGCACGCGGTAAGGGGTTTGGCGGTGGTCGCGGCATTGGCCCTGCCGGGTTTGGCGGTAGCGAACGGGAGTCCGCAGGTCAAGGCGGCGATGACCAGCGCCGGGTGTTTCGCCTGCCACGCCGTGAGCCATAAAGTCGTGGGGCCGGCGTACAGCTGGGTGGCCTATGTCTTCGCCCACAAGCCTGGCGCCAAGGTGACCCTTGCCCACAAGATCATCACCGGTGGCGCGGGACGTTGGAATGCCTGGACCGGCGGGATCCCGATGATTCCCCATCCGCAACTGACGTTGGCGCAGGCCGAGCAGATGGCCTCCTGGGTGCTGGCGCAAAAGCCGGTGGCCCCGCCCAAGCCTTGA
- the mobA gene encoding molybdenum cofactor guanylyltransferase MobA: MDEGGLPVTGVVLAGGAGRRMGGQDKGFVAWSGEPLIHIAVRRLAGLPQVIISANRSLARYRALGYEVVSDDDGDDFAGPLAGLRAAFRHAAHPWVLSVPVDTPCLPSDLVTRLWASRITRGLVVARSPYGPEPLVCLADACLGARLEEYWRAGGRRAQEWFVGADMAWFDLTAAEAANCNEPADLR; encoded by the coding sequence ATGGACGAAGGGGGCTTGCCGGTCACGGGGGTCGTGCTCGCCGGCGGGGCCGGTCGGCGCATGGGCGGCCAGGACAAGGGTTTCGTGGCGTGGTCGGGCGAACCATTGATCCATATAGCCGTGCGGCGCCTCGCGGGCCTGCCGCAAGTGATCATCAGCGCCAACCGCTCGCTCGCGCGTTACCGTGCCCTGGGTTACGAGGTCGTGTCCGACGACGATGGCGATGATTTCGCGGGGCCGCTGGCGGGTCTGCGTGCCGCTTTTCGGCATGCCGCCCACCCCTGGGTGCTCTCGGTACCCGTTGATACGCCCTGCCTGCCGTCCGATCTGGTCACCCGCCTATGGGCGTCGCGCATTACTCGAGGTTTGGTGGTCGCGCGCAGTCCTTACGGCCCCGAACCGCTTGTATGTCTGGCCGATGCGTGTCTGGGTGCGCGCCTGGAAGAGTATTGGCGCGCCGGCGGCCGACGCGCCCAGGAGTGGTTCGTGGGGGCCGACATGGCCTGGTTCGATCTCACGGCGGCCGAGGCCGCCAATTGCAACGAACCCGCGGACCTGCGCTGA
- a CDS encoding nitrate reductase, whose translation MMIQVTPETGRRETRSVCPYCGTGCGVILEHDDEHVFAVRGDPHHPANFGALCTKGRALAATIDKERLTSPLRRARRGVPPERVSWDTAIGEAAARFAAVIAEHGPEACAFYVSGQLSTEDYYVVNKLAKGLIGTNHIDTNSRLCMASAVSGYKASLGQDSVPGCYEDLEHADVILVAGANPAFAHPVLFRRIEAARARKPGPFLITVDPRRTATASGSDLHVALSPGTDVAFFHGIVHILLRDGRVDRRFIREHTEGFEALRDLVYDYAPRRVADLCGIPVEVLEEAAAVWGRARAATSLWCQGLNQSSHGTDKNRALINLHLVTGQIGRPGAGPFSLTGQPNAMGGREVGGMPQLLPGHREVANDAHRAEVAALWGIPALNSTPGLTAVPLFSALAEGRIKALWIACTNPVVSLPETRLVEAALVAASFVVVQEAFHPTETAAFADLLLPAASFAERDAVVTNSERRISLLRQAVQPPGEALPDWRIFRDFAHALGSALDATPVAQVAGETHAQRARRLFAFPTHRDVFDEYKTCTAGRDLDITGLDWERLEAAPRQWPYPRGASDGQARLYTDHVFATPNGRARLAAVGYQPVAEAVSAAYPWHLTTGRLRDQWHTMSRTGLNAGLFAHAPEALLSIHPRDAAGLGIGDGDLVTVESRRGAATVRARAHEEVAPGTVFLPMHFGARFSAHGAANTLTDASARDPVSNQPELKHAAVAVRKAALPWPGLVMRRLEPGLWEAARALLPELPYGALARHDSLLGEVLVLRLAFAERPHEEWARRLATLFALHDGEVVGYQDSRGVSKQALVRNDRLYGVCLLGDDSTGAWLLDLLLAGADVGAWRHHLVAPAVPAAAGLPRGRLVCQCRAVSEEDIRQSIKAGALSVAAVGVRCGAGTECGSCRPEIAALLREVSTQPA comes from the coding sequence ATGATGATTCAGGTCACGCCTGAGACCGGGCGCCGGGAGACACGCTCGGTGTGTCCCTATTGCGGCACCGGTTGCGGCGTGATCCTGGAGCACGACGACGAGCATGTGTTCGCGGTGCGCGGCGACCCGCACCATCCCGCCAACTTCGGGGCGCTGTGCACGAAGGGGCGGGCGCTGGCCGCGACCATCGACAAGGAGCGTCTGACGAGCCCGCTGCGCCGCGCGCGTCGCGGGGTCCCGCCCGAGCGGGTGTCATGGGACACGGCCATAGGCGAGGCCGCGGCGCGCTTTGCGGCGGTGATCGCCGAGCACGGCCCGGAGGCCTGCGCCTTCTATGTTTCGGGTCAGCTCAGCACCGAGGATTATTATGTCGTCAACAAGCTCGCCAAGGGACTGATCGGCACCAACCACATCGATACCAATTCGCGGCTGTGCATGGCGTCGGCGGTGAGCGGCTATAAGGCGAGCCTCGGGCAGGACTCGGTGCCGGGTTGTTATGAGGACCTGGAGCACGCCGACGTGATCCTCGTCGCCGGCGCCAATCCGGCGTTCGCCCACCCCGTCCTGTTTCGCCGCATAGAGGCGGCGCGCGCCCGCAAGCCCGGGCCGTTTCTCATCACTGTCGATCCCAGGCGCACGGCCACGGCCTCGGGAAGCGACCTGCACGTGGCGCTAAGCCCCGGGACCGATGTCGCATTCTTCCATGGGATCGTGCATATCCTCCTGCGCGATGGCCGCGTCGACCGGCGTTTCATCCGCGAGCACACCGAGGGCTTCGAGGCGCTGCGTGATCTCGTCTATGACTATGCCCCAAGGCGGGTGGCGGATCTCTGCGGTATCCCGGTGGAGGTCTTGGAGGAGGCCGCTGCGGTCTGGGGGAGGGCGCGCGCCGCGACCTCGCTCTGGTGCCAGGGCCTCAATCAATCGAGCCACGGCACCGACAAGAACCGCGCGCTCATCAATCTACATCTCGTGACCGGCCAGATCGGACGACCGGGGGCTGGACCTTTCAGTCTCACCGGCCAGCCCAATGCCATGGGTGGCCGCGAGGTAGGCGGCATGCCGCAGCTGCTCCCGGGGCACCGGGAGGTCGCCAATGATGCCCATCGTGCCGAGGTCGCGGCCCTCTGGGGTATCCCGGCGCTCAACTCGACGCCGGGACTCACGGCCGTTCCGCTCTTTTCGGCGCTCGCCGAAGGCCGCATCAAGGCCCTGTGGATCGCCTGCACCAACCCGGTCGTAAGCCTCCCCGAGACGCGGCTTGTGGAGGCCGCGCTTGTCGCCGCGTCGTTCGTGGTGGTACAGGAGGCCTTCCACCCGACCGAGACCGCGGCGTTTGCCGATCTGCTCCTGCCGGCGGCAAGTTTCGCGGAGCGCGATGCCGTGGTGACCAATTCCGAACGCCGCATCAGTCTCCTGCGTCAAGCGGTTCAGCCCCCGGGTGAGGCCTTGCCGGACTGGCGGATCTTTCGCGATTTCGCCCATGCCCTGGGATCGGCGCTCGATGCCACGCCGGTGGCGCAGGTGGCGGGCGAGACCCACGCCCAGCGCGCGCGCCGGCTGTTTGCCTTCCCCACGCATCGTGACGTGTTCGACGAGTACAAGACGTGCACCGCGGGGCGCGATCTCGATATCACCGGGCTCGATTGGGAGCGACTCGAGGCCGCTCCCCGGCAATGGCCCTACCCCCGAGGGGCGAGCGACGGGCAGGCCCGCCTCTATACCGATCATGTCTTCGCCACCCCCAATGGCCGCGCGCGGCTGGCCGCCGTCGGCTACCAGCCGGTGGCCGAGGCGGTGTCCGCGGCCTATCCCTGGCACCTCACCACCGGGCGTCTGCGCGATCAGTGGCACACCATGAGCCGCACGGGCCTGAACGCCGGACTCTTCGCGCATGCCCCCGAGGCCCTGTTGTCGATCCATCCGCGTGATGCCGCCGGCCTTGGCATCGGCGACGGCGATCTCGTGACCGTGGAGAGCCGCCGGGGCGCGGCCACGGTGCGCGCCCGCGCGCATGAGGAGGTCGCCCCCGGGACCGTCTTCCTGCCCATGCACTTTGGCGCGCGCTTCAGCGCCCATGGCGCGGCGAACACCCTGACCGACGCCTCGGCGCGCGACCCGGTGTCGAACCAGCCGGAGTTGAAACATGCGGCCGTGGCGGTGCGCAAGGCCGCGCTTCCCTGGCCGGGTCTGGTCATGCGGCGCCTGGAGCCGGGGTTGTGGGAGGCGGCGCGCGCGCTCCTGCCGGAACTGCCGTATGGCGCGCTGGCCCGCCATGATTCCCTGTTAGGCGAGGTCCTGGTCCTGCGCCTGGCCTTCGCCGAACGGCCTCATGAAGAATGGGCGCGGCGCCTGGCCACCCTGTTCGCGCTCCATGACGGCGAGGTGGTGGGTTATCAGGACAGCCGCGGCGTGAGCAAGCAGGCCCTGGTACGTAACGATCGCCTGTACGGCGTCTGCCTCCTGGGGGACGATAGTACCGGGGCCTGGCTTTTGGATCTCCTGCTCGCGGGCGCCGATGTGGGGGCGTGGCGCCACCATCTCGTTGCCCCCGCGGTCCCGGCCGCTGCGGGGTTACCGCGCGGGCGCCTGGTCTGTCAGTGTCGCGCGGTCTCCGAGGAGGACATCCGCCAATCGATCAAGGCCGGGGCGCTCAGCGTCGCGGCCGTGGGCGTACGCTGCGGGGCCGGTACCGAGTGCGGATCGTGTCGCCCCGAGATCGCGGCTTTGCTGCGCGAGGTCTCCACGCAGCCAGCCTAG
- a CDS encoding ABC transporter permease subunit has translation MSKDLPRTLALAATALFLLYPLWGLASPVGRWQWAAADASPALATSFALTGVALVIVVAIGTPLAFSLRGATRGVRIAFEAAVLLSVLMPPLALGLLLALAFGPRTALGGLLLRLGIPTSNDPAAFVVTQIYASLGYYLLAAAAAFEAVPRELEQSAALLGLKPREILWRVTLPLARLGLAAAVSLAWVRALGEFGAIMVTAYYPHGIPVQLWVDLQDSGLPAVLPLLLVFLLSALPLPWALRILARTRGHA, from the coding sequence GTGTCCAAGGATCTGCCGCGCACGCTTGCGCTCGCCGCCACGGCGCTGTTCCTGCTGTACCCGCTCTGGGGCCTCGCGTCGCCGGTCGGCCGCTGGCAGTGGGCGGCCGCCGACGCCTCGCCGGCGCTCGCCACATCCTTCGCCCTGACCGGCGTGGCGCTCGTCATCGTCGTCGCGATCGGCACGCCACTTGCGTTTTCGCTGCGCGGGGCAACGCGCGGTGTGCGCATCGCCTTCGAGGCCGCGGTGCTCCTGTCGGTCCTGATGCCGCCGCTCGCCCTGGGGCTTTTGCTGGCGCTCGCCTTCGGCCCGCGCACGGCCTTGGGCGGCCTGCTCCTGCGCCTTGGGATCCCGACCAGCAACGACCCGGCGGCCTTTGTCGTCACCCAGATCTATGCAAGCCTCGGCTACTATCTGCTCGCCGCCGCCGCCGCCTTCGAGGCCGTGCCGCGCGAACTCGAACAGAGCGCGGCCCTGCTCGGCTTGAAGCCCCGCGAGATCCTGTGGCGCGTCACCCTGCCGCTTGCCCGTCTCGGCCTGGCGGCGGCCGTGAGCCTCGCCTGGGTGCGCGCGCTCGGCGAGTTCGGGGCGATCATGGTGACGGCCTACTATCCACACGGGATACCGGTGCAATTGTGGGTGGACCTCCAGGACAGCGGACTGCCCGCGGTCCTGCCCTTGCTGCTCGTATTCCTGCTGTCGGCGCTGCCCCTGCCCTGGGCGCTACGCATCCTGGCCCGGACCCGCGGTCATGCTTGA
- a CDS encoding NYN domain-containing protein — translation MDRYAILVDAGYFYAAAAQAVSKETTPIPRHRVSINAPGAFVQGLISRGAQLIANTNGPPAYLLRVYWYDALRGAQPTLEQSTVAGLPGVKVRFGTINAQGKQKGVDSLIVTDLVELARNRAVCEAILVSGDEDLRIAMQIAQTFGIRVHVLAVGEPQKNVNPSLRMEADSVDMLDERWLAEHVVIIDESRTKSVISSVESGSRPGVSATRSGGGSSDILDNAALRVCDELLRDEGCVQDLYRHFAASTAVPSEYDRVLLVGVAGAVGRSLAPEEKRRVRGMFVTQVRRLAAKAASPAR, via the coding sequence GTGGACCGCTACGCCATTCTTGTGGATGCCGGCTATTTTTATGCGGCGGCTGCGCAAGCTGTTTCCAAGGAAACCACCCCTATCCCTCGTCATCGCGTATCCATTAACGCGCCTGGCGCATTTGTTCAGGGGCTCATCAGCAGGGGGGCTCAGTTAATTGCGAACACCAATGGACCGCCTGCGTACCTGTTGCGTGTGTATTGGTATGATGCCTTGCGTGGCGCGCAGCCAACGCTTGAGCAATCGACCGTTGCCGGTCTGCCCGGCGTCAAGGTTCGCTTTGGGACCATCAATGCGCAGGGCAAGCAGAAGGGCGTCGATTCCCTTATCGTGACGGATCTCGTGGAGCTTGCCCGTAACCGCGCGGTTTGCGAGGCCATTCTCGTTTCTGGAGACGAGGATTTACGGATCGCAATGCAGATCGCGCAAACCTTCGGCATTCGTGTCCATGTGCTCGCCGTGGGTGAACCTCAAAAGAATGTCAATCCGTCGCTGCGAATGGAAGCGGATTCCGTGGACATGTTGGACGAGAGGTGGCTCGCGGAGCATGTCGTCATCATCGACGAGTCTCGCACGAAATCGGTGATATCCAGCGTGGAAAGCGGATCACGGCCTGGGGTTTCCGCAACCAGAAGCGGGGGCGGATCGTCCGACATTTTGGATAACGCTGCGTTGCGTGTCTGCGATGAGCTTCTGAGGGACGAGGGGTGCGTGCAAGACCTTTACAGGCACTTTGCCGCGAGCACGGCGGTACCTTCGGAATACGACCGCGTCTTGCTCGTGGGGGTCGCCGGCGCGGTCGGGAGGTCGCTCGCGCCCGAGGAGAAGCGACGTGTCCGTGGGATGTTCGTCACGCAGGTGCGCCGTCTCGCGGCAAAAGCCGCCAGCCCAGCGAGATAA
- the moaB gene encoding molybdenum cofactor biosynthesis protein B — protein MTDFVPLTIAILTVSDSRTLETDTSGQALIEHLAGAGHLLGERALVRDDRYVLRAVVSRWIADPKIQVVISTGGTGLTGRDSTPEAIKPLFDKEIEGFGELFRAVSYDEIGTSTLQSRALAGLANGTVIFCLPGSTGACRTAWTKILEPQLDRRHRPCNFVELLPRFQEPAS, from the coding sequence ATGACCGACTTTGTACCGCTTACGATCGCCATCCTCACCGTTTCCGATAGTCGTACCCTGGAGACCGATACCTCCGGACAGGCGCTGATAGAGCACCTCGCGGGCGCCGGCCACCTCTTGGGCGAGCGGGCGCTCGTGCGCGACGATCGCTACGTCCTGCGCGCGGTCGTCTCGCGCTGGATCGCCGACCCGAAGATCCAGGTCGTCATTTCCACCGGCGGCACGGGACTGACCGGTCGTGACAGTACGCCGGAGGCCATAAAGCCGCTCTTTGACAAGGAAATCGAAGGTTTCGGAGAACTGTTCCGGGCGGTCTCCTACGACGAGATCGGGACATCCACCCTGCAATCGCGCGCGCTTGCCGGTCTCGCCAATGGCACCGTGATCTTCTGCCTGCCGGGCTCCACCGGCGCCTGCCGCACGGCCTGGACCAAGATCCTGGAACCGCAGCTCGACCGGCGCCACAGGCCCTGCAACTTCGTCGAGCTCCTGCCGCGCTTCCAGGAGCCGGCATCGTGA